The Cydia pomonella isolate Wapato2018A chromosome 17, ilCydPomo1, whole genome shotgun sequence genome includes a window with the following:
- the LOC133527008 gene encoding alpha-tocopherol transfer protein-like, with product MPQQTPDFGHDVTSIREWLTKEPHLPQDFSDLMIRKFLHSCYGSLERTKKCIDRFCTTRGVMSEIYTDRDPCSNKLKSAFDITTVATFMAGDQEILIHQLDDPTLERFVFYDLIKAFSLQADFWINDLENYPEGHIIIMDIKDYSLRMLPKCNIMFFRDFLLFLLEAMPVRVKSVNVINYPSYYEKLFALVKPVLPAYIIDVIKFHPDQSSLHKSISKQYLPSEYGGEAGSMRAQHCDFVKNIQDKRDYYKNDNLWKADLKKKPKGIESAMTGSFKTLSID from the exons ATGCCGCAGCAGACTCCTGATTTTGGCCACGACGTGACCTCCATCAGGGAATGGCTGACCAAGGAGCCCCATCTGCCCCAAGATTTCA GTGACCTGATGATTAGAAAATTCCTGCACAGCTGCTACGGCAGCCTGGAGCGGACCAAGAAATGCATCGACCGCTTCTGCACCACACGGGGAGTCATGAGCGAGATCTATACCGACAGGGACCCCTGCTCCAACAAGCTGAAGTCCGCCTTCGATATCAC GACCGTGGCAACATTCATGGCGGGCGACCAGGAGATCCTCATCCACCAGTTGGACGACCCGACGCTGGAGCGGTTCGTGTTTTACGACCTCATCAAGGCGTTCTCACTGCAGGCCGACTTCTGGATCAATGACCTGGAGAACTATCCCGAGGGACACATCATCATCATGGACATTAAGGACTATAGTCTGAGAATGCTGCccaaatgtaatataatgttcttTAGGGATTTTCTACTTTTTTTACTG GAAGCCATGCCAGTCCGAGTGAAGTCCGTGAACGTGATCAACTACCCGTCGTACTACGAAAAACTGTTCGCGCTAGTCAAGCCCGTACTGCCGGCATACATCATTGATGTT ATCAAGTTCCACCCAGACCAGAGCAGCTTGCACAAGAGCATCAGCAAGCAATACCTGCCGTCGGAGTACGGCGGCGAGGCGGGCAGCATGCGGGCGCAGCACTGCGATTTCGTCAAGAATATACAAGACAAAAG agattaTTACAAGAATGACAACCTCTGGAAGGCTGACCTGAAGAAGAAACCGAAAGGAATTGAGAGCGCCATGACTGGATCATTCAAGACACTGTCTATTGACTAG
- the LOC133527005 gene encoding uncharacterized protein LOC133527005 has protein sequence MESVLTPPLPFKFEENVTNMAFGSLCESWEKWKNGFQIYVKACELNKKTEEIQMNIFLHVVGEQCREIIEQSTTKCTTLAALIGQVDNHFKAKKNVTVERHRFFTRQQGEHESIDQYVFELRKLAQSCEFGNLNDGLIKDRLVCGIVSAAIRERLLREDDLTLNKALEICRAAIVSKMYSEDIKRECTSETKGNEVCAVANKEVYELNRSGAKVEAKSSRGMSSGRGWRGRGWAHGAGRSGAPGAAGPAGAQHRAPYAYRGGRCGQCGGVHKKYDCPAYGRSCMKCSRPNHFARMCRVYMVEESEDQDSEGSR, from the exons atGGAATCGGTTCTTACTCCCCCTTTGCCGTTTAAGTTTGAGGAAAATGTAACCAATATGGCGTTTGGCAGTTTGTGTGAATCTTGGGAGAAGTGGAAGAATGGTTTTCAAATATACGTTAAGGCATGCGAACTTAATAAGAAAACAGAAGAAATAcaaatgaacatttttttacacgTCGTAGGGGAACAGTGCCGTGAGATAATAGAACAAAGTACGACGAAATGTACAACATTAGCGGCTTTAATAGGTCAAGTCGATAATCattttaaagcgaaaaaaaatgtaacggTCGAGCGTCATCGGTTTTTTACTCGTCAACAAGGTGAACACGAGTCCATAGACCAATACGTCTTTGAGTTGAGAAAGTTGGCTCAGTCGTGCGAGTTTGGTAACTTAAACGACGGATTAATAAAGGATAGACTCGTATGTGGAATCGTGAGCGCAGCGATTAGAGAGCGACTGTTACGCGAAGACGACCTAACGCTAAATAAAGCGTTAGAAATATGTCGGGCTGCTATAGTGTCGAAAATGTATTCGGAGGACATTAAACGCGAGTGTACTAGTGAGACAAAAGGTAACGAAGTGTGTGCGGTAGCTAACAAAGAAGTGTACGAGTTGAATCGGTCAGGTGCGAAAGTCGAAGCAAAATCGAGTCGTGGTATGAGTTCCGGACGAGGATGGCGCGGGCGCGGATGGGCGCATGGCGCGGGGCGCAGTGGCGCGCCGGGCGCGGCAGGCCCGGCCGGCGCTCAGCACCGCGCGCCGTACGCATATCGCGGAGGGCGGTGCGGTCAGTGCGGCGGCGTGCACAAAAAGTACGATTGTCCGGCGTATGGCAGGAGCTGCATGAAATGTTCCAGACCAAATCATTTTGCCAGGATGTGCAGGGTGTACATGGTGGAAGAGTCTGAGGACcag GATAGTGAGGGCTCCAGATAG